The following proteins come from a genomic window of Pseudomonas cichorii:
- a CDS encoding efflux RND transporter periplasmic adaptor subunit translates to MIQAQSRSMEHLTLLVQLEQQVRAAESLQALGFILLNDSHSLLEYRQAILWRCDTQTVQGFSGLAVVEQQAPMVTWLNRQCRRWEQTDNARHIHELTASTVATEDQPQWSEYCAQRLIWLPLQKAGGPLLGALLLSRDVPLRDTERLLAPLLLDCYGHAWSSLLRHRPQRQPLRRRKRLWWAAGLAVAALLMLPVRQSVLAPAEIVARDPAVLRAPLAAVVDRILVQPNQRVTAGQPLVQLDTREQSNHLESARQAYAVADAELRQAQQQALFDERSKATLATLQGRREQARNDVEFYTANLNRLRIEAPRDGIAIFDDPSDWIGRPVNLGERIMLIAEPQDADLEIQLPVADAIALQAQTPVKLFLNTDPTAPLDATLQRIGYRASVNPDGVMAYRLKGTFDTQDPRIRIGLKGSAKLYAEPTVLFYYLLRRPLAALRIHVGL, encoded by the coding sequence ATGATTCAGGCGCAAAGCCGCTCCATGGAACACCTGACCTTGCTGGTCCAACTGGAGCAGCAAGTCCGCGCTGCCGAGAGCCTGCAAGCGTTGGGCTTCATTCTGCTCAACGACAGCCACTCGCTGCTCGAATACCGGCAAGCCATCCTCTGGCGCTGCGACACCCAGACCGTACAAGGCTTCTCGGGGCTGGCCGTCGTGGAGCAGCAGGCTCCCATGGTGACCTGGCTGAACCGCCAGTGCCGTCGCTGGGAACAGACCGACAATGCCCGGCATATCCATGAACTGACCGCTTCGACGGTGGCCACCGAAGACCAGCCGCAATGGAGCGAGTATTGCGCACAGCGCCTGATCTGGCTGCCGTTGCAAAAGGCGGGCGGCCCGCTTCTGGGCGCGTTGCTCTTGAGTCGCGATGTCCCGCTGCGCGACACCGAACGGCTGTTGGCGCCCTTGCTGCTGGATTGCTATGGCCACGCCTGGAGCAGCCTGTTGAGGCATCGTCCGCAACGCCAGCCACTGCGCAGACGCAAACGCCTGTGGTGGGCTGCCGGATTGGCCGTAGCCGCATTATTGATGCTACCGGTGCGACAGTCGGTATTGGCTCCGGCGGAAATCGTTGCACGGGACCCGGCCGTGCTGCGTGCGCCGCTGGCTGCGGTAGTGGACCGCATTCTGGTTCAGCCGAACCAGCGAGTCACCGCAGGCCAACCGCTGGTACAACTCGATACCCGCGAGCAAAGCAATCATCTGGAGTCGGCTCGACAGGCCTACGCCGTGGCCGATGCCGAACTGCGTCAGGCTCAGCAACAGGCGCTGTTCGACGAACGCAGTAAAGCCACACTGGCCACCCTGCAAGGACGACGCGAGCAGGCCAGAAACGATGTCGAGTTCTACACCGCCAACCTCAATCGCCTGCGCATTGAAGCTCCCCGTGACGGCATCGCGATTTTCGATGATCCCAGTGACTGGATCGGTCGTCCCGTCAATCTGGGAGAACGCATCATGCTGATCGCCGAACCTCAGGATGCCGATCTGGAAATCCAGCTCCCCGTCGCTGATGCCATTGCCCTGCAAGCGCAGACACCGGTGAAGCTGTTCCTGAACACCGACCCCACGGCGCCACTGGATGCGACCTTGCAACGCATCGGCTACCGCGCCAGCGTCAACCCCGATGGCGTGATGGCCTATCGACTGAAAGGCACCTTCGATACCCAGGACCCACGTATCCGCATCGGCCTCAAGGGCAGTGCCAAGCTGTATGCCGAACCCACGGTGTTGTTCTACTACCTGTTGCGCCGACCTCTGGCAGCCTTGCGTATCCATGTGGGGCTGTAA
- a CDS encoding efflux RND transporter periplasmic adaptor subunit, which translates to MHAEPASIRQHSRVWLAILISVAANMAHAADTQPVLRVQLSAIAQTTLSSEVAGKITELSIKEGERFKKGDRLVAFDCSVYQAQLNRTAAVQEGARKKLEVANRLDKLNSISVADVTQAQAAMAVARAESGINQAILGRCAITAPFSGRVAARKAQRWEYVAEGKELLSIYDDSAYELELIVPSNWLRWLKPGQNFSVHLDESGKDYPAQISRIGAIIDPVSQSVKVFGRITQSDESLLPGMSGVAKLTAPGES; encoded by the coding sequence ATGCACGCTGAACCAGCCTCCATCAGACAGCATTCGCGAGTCTGGCTGGCGATTCTGATCAGCGTTGCCGCCAACATGGCGCATGCTGCTGATACCCAGCCAGTGTTGCGCGTGCAACTGAGCGCCATTGCCCAGACCACGCTGTCCAGCGAAGTCGCCGGGAAGATCACCGAACTGTCCATCAAGGAAGGTGAGCGATTCAAGAAAGGCGACCGGCTGGTGGCGTTCGATTGCAGTGTCTATCAGGCGCAGTTGAATCGTACCGCCGCCGTGCAGGAAGGCGCACGCAAGAAGCTTGAAGTCGCCAACCGCCTCGACAAGCTCAACTCCATCAGCGTCGCCGATGTGACCCAGGCCCAGGCGGCCATGGCAGTTGCCAGGGCCGAAAGCGGTATCAACCAGGCGATTCTGGGACGCTGCGCAATCACTGCGCCCTTCTCGGGGCGAGTCGCGGCACGCAAGGCGCAACGCTGGGAGTACGTCGCGGAAGGCAAGGAGCTGCTGAGCATCTACGATGACAGCGCCTATGAGCTGGAACTGATCGTGCCGTCCAACTGGTTGCGCTGGCTCAAACCGGGCCAGAACTTCAGCGTGCATCTGGACGAAAGCGGCAAGGACTATCCGGCGCAGATCAGCCGGATCGGCGCGATCATCGACCCGGTCAGCCAGTCGGTGAAAGTATTCGGGCGCATCACCCAGAGCGATGAAAGCCTGCTGCCGGGCATGAGCGGCGTGGCGAAACTGACGGCTCCGGGTGAGTCATGA
- a CDS encoding TolC family protein, protein MSRITQEQRLPGLVLRKTVLCLTIGCIIAGLSACAVKPEPVSLDQQLAQASADRSKMFDRQEPLSRPVSLNEAMARAVKYNLQQRLGLMEQAMEEGLLDTQNLSMLPQLAARAGWRGRDNVAGSSSESVRTRTQSLEPSTSSDRSGHTADLQLSWNVLDFGISYFGAKVQANKSLAAEERRRRVIADIIQQVRTAYWDAATAQRLKPQVQSTLVQARAALDQARVTERERLLTPIDSLRYQKSLVEMIRQLEVLDGELALAKARLAGLMNIPPASQYTLAVPDDASMTAPAVAYSLDDLETLAMTQRPEIREETYQARNAVLETRMAMLKLLPGVNLFAGLNRDSNSYLVNEQWADAGMQISWNLMSVLSYSSIKKTGENREAVAELRRQAVRMAVLTQVNVAWQQYQRAHQLFERSNELQRLQDGILAQSESAYSSQAQSLLEKVRIETETVLAKRTRDRSFAELQATYGAIQQAAGLDPLPQRLAGESIAELTQAIARNAVDLASGQVHIPRFETPLNTAAQSRPAPVSPVAIAPIARVDMFDSLGSLQGVELKEQGSTTNAR, encoded by the coding sequence ATGTCCAGAATCACCCAAGAACAGCGACTGCCAGGCCTTGTGCTGCGCAAGACCGTCCTGTGCCTGACCATCGGCTGCATCATTGCCGGCCTGAGCGCCTGTGCGGTCAAACCCGAACCTGTCAGCCTGGACCAGCAACTGGCCCAGGCCAGTGCCGACCGCAGCAAGATGTTCGACCGGCAAGAGCCCCTGAGCCGACCGGTCAGCCTCAACGAAGCCATGGCGCGAGCGGTGAAATACAACCTGCAACAACGCCTCGGCCTGATGGAACAGGCCATGGAAGAAGGTCTGCTCGATACCCAGAACCTGTCGATGCTGCCGCAACTGGCCGCTCGCGCAGGCTGGCGTGGCCGGGACAATGTCGCCGGGTCCTCCAGTGAATCGGTCCGCACCCGGACACAATCCCTTGAGCCTTCCACCAGTTCTGATCGTTCCGGCCATACGGCTGACTTGCAGTTGTCGTGGAACGTGCTGGATTTCGGTATCAGCTACTTCGGCGCCAAGGTCCAGGCCAACAAGAGTCTGGCGGCTGAAGAACGTCGTCGCCGGGTGATTGCCGACATCATCCAGCAAGTACGTACCGCTTACTGGGATGCTGCCACGGCGCAACGCCTCAAGCCGCAGGTGCAATCCACACTGGTTCAGGCCCGCGCCGCGCTGGATCAGGCTCGTGTCACCGAACGCGAGCGTCTGCTCACGCCTATCGACTCGCTGCGCTACCAGAAAAGCCTGGTGGAAATGATTCGTCAGCTGGAAGTGCTGGATGGGGAACTGGCGCTGGCCAAGGCACGTCTTGCAGGCTTGATGAACATTCCGCCTGCCAGCCAGTACACCTTGGCCGTCCCGGACGATGCCAGCATGACTGCGCCCGCCGTGGCCTACAGCCTGGACGATCTGGAAACCCTGGCCATGACCCAACGCCCGGAAATCCGCGAAGAAACCTATCAGGCCCGCAATGCGGTGCTGGAAACCCGCATGGCAATGCTCAAGCTGTTGCCCGGCGTCAATCTGTTCGCAGGCCTGAACCGTGACAGCAACAGCTATCTGGTCAATGAACAATGGGCCGACGCCGGCATGCAGATCAGCTGGAACCTGATGAGCGTGCTGTCCTATTCGTCGATCAAGAAGACTGGCGAAAACCGCGAAGCCGTGGCCGAACTGCGTCGTCAGGCGGTGCGCATGGCGGTGCTGACCCAGGTCAACGTGGCCTGGCAGCAATACCAGCGCGCCCACCAGTTGTTCGAGCGTTCCAACGAGCTGCAACGCTTGCAGGACGGCATTCTGGCGCAAAGTGAAAGTGCCTATAGCAGCCAGGCTCAGAGCCTGCTGGAGAAGGTACGGATCGAAACCGAAACCGTGTTGGCGAAACGCACCCGTGATCGCAGCTTCGCAGAGCTGCAAGCCACCTACGGCGCCATTCAGCAGGCTGCCGGGCTCGATCCCCTGCCCCAGCGTCTGGCAGGCGAAAGCATTGCCGAACTGACTCAGGCCATCGCCCGCAATGCAGTTGACCTGGCAAGCGGTCAGGTGCATATCCCGCGTTTTGAAACACCGCTGAATACCGCAGCCCAAAGCCGCCCGGCCCCTGTCAGCCCGGTCGCCATCGCGCCGATTGCCAGGGTCGATATGTTCGACAGTCTGGGTTCGCTGCAAGGCGTTGAGCTCAAGGAACAGGGAAGCACGACAAATGCACGCTGA
- a CDS encoding beta-propeller fold lactonase family protein: MTERSPARPRLQRLYLALEPRMMFDAAAVATATEVAAASETQSASPAADKTADNSTTSIAHENSSTSGNDQENATTSQRTTALATDNGAHLSLDALTSLETLNTISGLSNIAQTELSSDGKTLYAASSTGELAIFSRDTETGALTLSNTLTASDTQLTLIIDLKISPDGETLLMSGANGRSYSDTLAVFNRDPATGSLVFLESHYILTIETLEISDDGKSVYAVDSGNEGIYVFSRDTASGSLTRLNLVENTSWSPPYMFAISAMESRGDYVFVTTQTFSPPHTLIAYQRDADGNLGSPFYIRDGQQDSAGTTVSLKAPSQINVSPDGQNLYVTTSEGIVTFRVEGQSFVVQNSISQANITSTALSSNGSTLYATLSDGTINRYSATTSGLVLLNSTAGGQSDASAIQVSADGGVIVTGSGISVLQEASTRYLEGTTAQKLSDAVVSDSTLDALDNGNGDYNGASFSVTPQRGDNAEDTLSFIPTGSLTLSSDGSQILNGGTAIANLTVNGSSLSITFTGQVSTALANQVLQQVGYSNTSSDAGSLAVMVMAFDNGQGASTSLNVEVRLVDINNAPTLTTTATDPRYSAQGNPVAVFQDTVIDTGERAQSVSGLDLSVTDIQDGTNEVLVVDGTRITLTQGNTGTTRSGLSYVVSVSGTTASIGLSGGNLSVTNAQALVNGIGYYNDSTTITGVDRVVGLTLIRDNGTTANGGIDSTALNLTSTVTMRDNSAPLLSDVPTNLAYTEKAAAISLLADTGFSDVELDSDGDYRDASIRIVRSEGANAADIFGFQEGNGFTLSADGQQVLKDGNVIASFNLTDGALVLTFTASQPVSAADANQVLKQITYANENSDPGSQVSLNLSINDGDGLTSTVHTIAITVTEINDAPELTASALDPTLSFGNNTALFSDTQISTVEQGQSIIVLRLEITGLSDGSQERLNINGTLVELVNGTQTVGDYTYTVSLSTDTATLTITPVSGISTEAAQTLIDGIRYSNASLAPTLGSRTVTLVSIQDSGGTLDGGTDVSDLNIASTVNVTANTAPGISNPNPGTVLTSPAITDPTQPTQLTPGSVDSAPSAMATSSDGKFVYIVAGKTLTIYARTADGLVEQGSFSDDQYFSDRDVFLEGMDRVSSVTLSVDGRFLYVAGFEATSETGALSTITLYQRDVTTGALSYMGIAASNATSSNYFGQMVVSADGRSLYAVSADSSNSGITTFTINAQGGLTQSGHLSDGIGQSSDVVISSDGRSVYVSNSWDSGIAIFSRDTTTGALSFVGSLTALGNGQNLSSIGGLALSSAGDFLYVSDKNSNSIRVFSRNADGTLTLTSTLRDGLRSVYSLADITLSADGSAFYLAHEGSDPSLLVYSRDATSGALTFVRAYSSSTGFNNLVSATDGSLYALGSEWSGSDVVILSSPTSAPHFTQGGDAVLLAPNGLVSDAELDALNEGTGNYKGATLTVARQDGASAEDRFGLQDSATLTLSSDGSQILLNDTAIATFSQSAGRLTITFTGDISQAQAQSVLQHLTYLNSADTPPAQVQLAASINDGLLDSNSASFTIAITATSTPVITPPVVTPPVVELPVVTPPVVAPPVVTPPDTDGGTVITPPPTDVDTGSSTPTTNVTEPVIVATQSAPLMGLRPSGFNEVRQTETSLPPGISPLGLPAEINSTLNTVLPDATGLESSQRSVTEQLLGSSSILSDTLASSQSARPGETWQMQVNAASSGNSEVQLPLSLLANNQSSPQLRMSNGLPLPSWVRFDPRSGKLIVDNRQLTAAQRLNLVLITRDRSGQEQRTPVQIEAGERPQDAATRPTPANTPQAPIPEQALRARLQDSAPSLNLAHQAQSLLESLLSIVDNESNETVANAATQDDQRVA; the protein is encoded by the coding sequence ATGACTGAGCGTTCCCCTGCCCGTCCCCGCCTCCAGCGACTCTATCTGGCGCTCGAACCCCGGATGATGTTCGATGCAGCGGCGGTCGCCACGGCGACGGAAGTCGCTGCTGCAAGCGAAACCCAGAGCGCCAGTCCGGCAGCAGATAAAACGGCAGACAACTCCACGACCAGCATTGCTCATGAGAACAGCAGCACTTCAGGCAATGATCAGGAAAACGCCACCACAAGCCAGCGCACCACAGCGCTGGCGACCGATAACGGTGCCCACCTGAGTCTGGACGCTCTGACAAGCCTGGAAACCCTGAACACGATCAGCGGCCTGAGCAATATTGCGCAAACCGAACTGTCCAGTGATGGCAAGACCCTGTACGCAGCCAGCAGTACAGGTGAGCTGGCGATCTTCAGCCGTGACACCGAGACTGGCGCGTTGACGCTAAGCAACACCCTGACGGCCAGCGACACTCAGCTGACTTTAATCATTGATCTGAAGATCAGCCCGGATGGCGAAACGCTCCTTATGAGCGGTGCAAACGGCAGGTCCTATTCGGACACGCTTGCCGTATTCAACCGCGATCCAGCCACAGGAAGCCTTGTCTTCCTTGAAAGCCATTACATCCTCACGATAGAAACACTGGAAATCTCGGACGACGGTAAGTCGGTATATGCCGTCGATAGCGGCAACGAAGGGATCTATGTCTTCAGCCGTGATACCGCCAGCGGCAGTCTGACGCGACTGAATCTGGTCGAGAACACGTCATGGAGCCCACCTTACATGTTCGCCATATCGGCCATGGAGAGCCGGGGAGATTACGTATTCGTAACAACCCAGACCTTCTCCCCACCCCATACCCTGATCGCCTATCAACGCGATGCCGATGGCAACCTGGGCTCGCCGTTCTACATTCGCGATGGTCAGCAGGACAGCGCCGGCACGACGGTTTCGCTCAAGGCGCCGAGCCAGATCAATGTCTCGCCCGATGGCCAGAACCTCTACGTAACCACCTCTGAAGGCATTGTCACGTTCCGGGTCGAAGGCCAGTCCTTTGTCGTCCAGAACTCGATAAGCCAGGCCAATATCACTTCAACGGCCCTGAGCAGTAACGGCAGTACGCTTTATGCCACTCTCAGCGACGGCACCATCAATCGCTACAGCGCCACGACGTCAGGTCTGGTGCTGCTCAATAGCACAGCCGGTGGCCAGAGCGACGCCAGCGCGATTCAGGTCAGCGCCGATGGCGGCGTGATTGTCACGGGCTCGGGCATCAGCGTTCTGCAAGAAGCCAGCACCCGCTACCTGGAAGGCACGACCGCACAAAAGCTGAGCGATGCAGTGGTCAGCGACTCAACCCTGGACGCCCTCGACAACGGTAATGGTGACTATAACGGCGCAAGCTTCAGCGTCACGCCGCAACGCGGTGACAACGCCGAAGACACCTTGAGCTTTATCCCCACCGGCAGCCTGACCTTGAGCAGTGACGGTTCGCAAATCCTGAACGGCGGCACGGCCATCGCCAACCTGACAGTCAATGGCTCCAGCCTGAGCATCACCTTTACCGGCCAGGTCAGCACCGCGCTGGCCAATCAGGTACTCCAGCAGGTCGGCTACAGCAACACCAGTTCGGATGCCGGAAGCCTGGCGGTCATGGTAATGGCGTTCGACAACGGCCAGGGCGCCAGCACCTCACTGAACGTGGAAGTGCGTCTGGTGGACATCAACAACGCCCCCACTCTGACCACCACCGCCACCGATCCCAGATACTCCGCCCAAGGCAACCCGGTCGCTGTGTTTCAGGACACTGTCATCGATACCGGCGAAAGAGCCCAGTCGGTCAGCGGCCTGGACCTGAGCGTCACCGACATACAGGACGGTACCAACGAAGTGCTGGTCGTTGACGGCACACGCATCACCCTCACCCAAGGCAATACCGGCACCACCCGCAGTGGCCTGAGTTATGTGGTCAGCGTCAGCGGCACAACCGCCAGTATCGGTTTGAGTGGCGGCAACCTCAGCGTGACCAATGCGCAGGCGCTGGTAAACGGCATCGGCTATTACAACGACAGCACCACCATCACCGGCGTTGATCGGGTGGTCGGCCTGACACTGATTCGCGACAACGGCACAACAGCCAATGGCGGCATCGACAGCACAGCGCTGAACCTGACCTCCACCGTGACCATGCGCGATAACAGCGCACCGCTGCTCAGTGACGTACCGACAAACCTGGCCTACACCGAAAAAGCGGCAGCGATTTCACTGCTCGCAGACACAGGCTTCAGCGATGTCGAACTGGACAGCGATGGCGATTACCGCGACGCCAGCATCCGTATCGTGCGCAGCGAAGGTGCCAACGCAGCCGATATCTTCGGTTTTCAGGAAGGCAACGGCTTTACGCTGTCCGCCGATGGCCAGCAAGTGCTCAAGGACGGCAACGTCATTGCCAGCTTCAACCTGACAGACGGCGCACTGGTGCTGACCTTCACGGCCAGCCAGCCGGTCAGCGCCGCCGATGCCAATCAGGTTCTCAAGCAGATTACCTATGCCAATGAAAACAGCGATCCAGGCAGCCAGGTCAGCCTGAACCTGTCGATCAACGATGGCGACGGTCTGACATCGACCGTACATACCATTGCCATCACCGTGACCGAAATCAACGACGCGCCAGAGTTGACCGCCAGTGCCCTCGACCCGACCCTGAGTTTTGGCAATAACACGGCGCTGTTCAGCGACACGCAGATTTCCACGGTGGAACAGGGTCAATCCATCATAGTGTTGCGTCTGGAAATAACCGGCCTGAGCGATGGCAGCCAGGAACGCCTGAACATCAATGGCACCCTTGTGGAACTGGTGAACGGCACGCAAACGGTCGGCGATTACACCTACACCGTCAGCCTGTCGACAGACACGGCCACGCTGACTATCACCCCGGTCAGCGGCATCAGCACTGAAGCGGCGCAAACCCTGATAGACGGCATCCGTTACAGCAATGCCAGCCTGGCACCGACCCTGGGCAGCCGTACCGTAACGCTGGTGAGCATTCAGGACAGCGGCGGCACGCTGGATGGCGGAACTGACGTCAGCGACCTGAACATTGCCTCCACAGTGAATGTCACTGCCAATACCGCACCCGGCATCAGCAACCCGAATCCGGGAACGGTGCTGACCTCACCCGCCATCACCGACCCGACCCAACCCACCCAACTGACACCGGGCAGCGTGGACTCGGCACCTTCAGCCATGGCCACTTCCAGTGATGGCAAGTTCGTCTATATCGTGGCCGGCAAGACCCTGACGATCTACGCCAGAACAGCAGACGGCCTGGTCGAGCAAGGCAGCTTCAGCGACGACCAGTATTTCAGCGACCGGGACGTCTTCCTGGAAGGTATGGACCGGGTATCCTCGGTCACGCTGTCGGTGGATGGAAGGTTTCTGTATGTGGCCGGTTTCGAGGCTACTTCCGAGACAGGTGCGCTTTCGACCATCACCCTGTATCAGCGCGACGTCACCACCGGGGCGCTCAGTTATATGGGCATTGCCGCCAGCAACGCCACAAGCAGTAACTATTTTGGGCAAATGGTGGTGTCCGCCGATGGAAGGTCGTTGTATGCCGTCAGCGCCGACAGCTCAAACAGCGGCATCACGACCTTCACCATCAATGCTCAGGGAGGCCTGACTCAATCCGGGCATCTGTCGGACGGTATTGGCCAAAGCTCGGACGTGGTGATTTCCAGCGACGGCCGCTCGGTCTATGTCAGCAATAGCTGGGACAGTGGCATCGCTATATTCAGCCGCGACACAACCACCGGCGCACTCAGCTTTGTGGGTTCACTGACAGCACTGGGCAACGGTCAAAACCTCAGTTCGATCGGCGGGCTTGCCCTGTCCAGCGCGGGCGACTTTCTTTATGTCTCGGACAAGAACAGCAACTCGATCCGGGTTTTCAGCCGCAACGCCGATGGCACCCTGACGCTGACCAGCACCCTCAGGGACGGGCTGAGAAGTGTCTATTCACTGGCGGATATAACCCTCAGTGCCGATGGCAGCGCTTTTTATCTTGCCCACGAAGGCAGTGATCCGAGCCTGCTGGTGTACAGCCGAGACGCCACCAGCGGTGCCTTGACCTTTGTTCGTGCCTATTCGTCATCGACAGGCTTCAACAACCTCGTCAGCGCCACAGATGGCAGCCTGTATGCCTTGGGCAGCGAGTGGTCAGGTTCGGATGTGGTGATCTTGAGCAGCCCGACCAGCGCCCCGCACTTCACTCAGGGTGGCGATGCCGTACTGCTCGCGCCTAACGGGCTTGTCAGCGATGCCGAGCTGGATGCATTGAACGAGGGCACAGGCAATTACAAAGGGGCCACCCTCACCGTGGCGCGCCAGGACGGTGCCAGCGCCGAAGACCGCTTTGGCCTGCAAGATTCTGCAACGCTTACCCTGTCCAGCGATGGCAGCCAGATCCTGCTCAACGACACCGCCATCGCCACGTTCAGCCAGAGCGCTGGCCGCCTGACCATCACCTTTACCGGCGATATCAGCCAGGCACAGGCGCAGTCGGTGCTGCAACACCTGACCTACCTCAACAGCGCCGACACACCGCCTGCGCAGGTGCAACTGGCGGCCAGTATCAACGATGGGCTGCTGGACTCGAACAGCGCGAGTTTTACCATCGCAATCACGGCAACCAGCACGCCCGTCATAACGCCGCCAGTGGTGACGCCTCCTGTCGTGGAACTGCCTGTAGTGACACCGCCAGTCGTAGCACCTCCTGTAGTAACGCCGCCAGATACAGACGGCGGTACCGTCATTACACCGCCGCCAACCGACGTGGATACCGGCAGCAGCACCCCGACAACCAACGTCACCGAGCCGGTTATCGTTGCAACGCAATCCGCGCCGCTGATGGGGCTGCGCCCAAGCGGGTTCAATGAAGTCCGGCAAACAGAAACGTCCTTGCCACCGGGCATCAGCCCGCTCGGCTTGCCAGCAGAGATAAACAGCACGCTGAACACTGTCCTGCCCGACGCCACGGGGTTGGAATCGAGTCAGCGCAGCGTCACCGAGCAACTGCTCGGCAGTAGCAGCATCCTCAGCGACACCCTGGCCTCCAGCCAGTCGGCACGTCCGGGCGAAACCTGGCAGATGCAGGTCAATGCTGCCAGCAGCGGGAACAGCGAAGTGCAACTGCCGCTGTCGTTGCTCGCCAACAACCAGAGCAGCCCGCAACTGCGCATGAGTAATGGTTTGCCCTTGCCAAGCTGGGTTCGATTCGACCCGCGCAGCGGCAAACTGATTGTCGATAACCGCCAGTTGACTGCCGCGCAACGCCTGAACCTGGTGCTGATCACCCGCGACCGCTCCGGTCAGGAACAACGCACACCCGTCCAGATCGAGGCCGGTGAACGGCCTCAGGATGCAGCCACCCGGCCAACACCTGCAAACACTCCACAAGCGCCCATACCGGAACAGGCCTTGCGCGCCCGACTGCAAGACAGCGCGCCGAGCCTGAACCTGGCTCATCAGGCCCAGAGCCTGTTGGAAAGCCTGCTCTCGATCGTGGACAACGAATCCAACGAAACCGTCGCCAACGCAGCGACCCAAGACGACCAGCGCGTCGCATGA